A stretch of Bacillota bacterium DNA encodes these proteins:
- a CDS encoding inositol monophosphatase yields the protein MIQLDEIAVARRAAEEAGAILREKLDHVRNIEFKGERDLVTEADRLSQERIISIISEAFPGDRILCEESPDKSIIGNPGRIEGRLWIIDPLDGTTNFAHGLRLFAISIALMQDGELVMGLVSDPNSREMVIAKKGKGTYLGETRIRTSKTESLDKSLLATGFPYHITKSKDNNINHFINFTFKTQAVRRLGSAALALTYVALGRLDGYWEIGLSPWDIAAGILLVREAGGTVSDFSGGVSDPFKRQIVASNGLIHPAMLDTLRAG from the coding sequence ATGATTCAGTTGGATGAAATCGCAGTAGCGCGGAGAGCGGCAGAAGAAGCAGGGGCTATTTTGAGGGAGAAACTTGATCATGTTCGCAACATAGAATTTAAAGGCGAGCGGGATCTTGTAACTGAGGCTGATAGGCTATCTCAAGAACGCATTATCAGCATAATATCTGAAGCCTTTCCTGGTGACCGTATCCTATGTGAAGAGTCGCCCGATAAGAGCATCATTGGAAATCCGGGGCGTATCGAAGGAAGGTTATGGATAATTGATCCTCTGGATGGCACGACTAACTTTGCCCACGGGCTCAGACTCTTCGCAATCTCAATCGCTCTCATGCAGGATGGGGAATTGGTAATGGGGCTGGTATCGGATCCAAATTCCCGCGAGATGGTTATCGCCAAAAAAGGGAAAGGTACATATCTTGGGGAGACCCGGATCAGGACATCGAAGACGGAAAGCCTTGACAAAAGCCTCCTCGCCACCGGATTCCCGTATCATATAACCAAATCGAAAGATAATAATATCAACCACTTCATAAATTTTACGTTCAAGACTCAGGCCGTAAGGCGCCTTGGTTCCGCGGCCCTGGCTCTCACCTATGTCGCTCTAGGCCGATTGGATGGTTATTGGGAGATAGGCCTTTCCCCATGGGACATCGCTGCAGGCATATTGCTAGTAAGAGAAGCCGGAGGCACAGTGTCTGATTTCAGTGGAGGGGTTTCCGATCCCTTTAAACGCCAGATTGTGGCATCAAATGGCTTAATTCATCCTGCTATGCTGGACACATTGAGGGCAGGATAG
- the flgF gene encoding flagellar basal-body rod protein FlgF, giving the protein MLRGLYAAASGMLARGIWQDITANNLANLTTPGFKRDFPIFKTFADMLASRITDIVPDRANLKSPGLMRLNYRERVPIGTLGMGTDFEGIATDLSQGPLVETGNPLDLAIDGDGFFVVQTPAGERYTRSGSFSLDNLGHLVTQEGFMVMGENGPIALPIHGPQAIKGIEVTETGAILVSGKPVAQLRIVRFQNPIDIVKEGNGLFRLAQGTAVAQVQPQPAGFSLMVKQGFLEMSNSDPITELVSMIECLRAYETNQKAIAFFDQTLEKAVNEVGRG; this is encoded by the coding sequence ATGCTTCGAGGCCTTTATGCAGCAGCCTCAGGAATGCTTGCGAGGGGCATCTGGCAGGACATAACCGCAAATAATCTGGCCAATCTGACGACTCCTGGATTTAAGCGAGACTTCCCTATCTTCAAGACTTTTGCTGATATGCTTGCATCCCGTATAACTGATATCGTCCCTGATCGCGCTAATTTAAAGAGCCCAGGGTTGATGCGTTTGAATTACAGGGAAAGGGTCCCTATCGGGACTTTAGGAATGGGAACTGATTTTGAAGGGATCGCGACAGACCTCTCTCAGGGACCCCTTGTTGAGACCGGCAACCCGCTCGACCTGGCCATAGATGGGGATGGGTTCTTTGTGGTCCAGACTCCGGCAGGAGAACGATATACCAGGTCCGGGTCGTTTTCCCTGGACAACCTGGGGCACTTGGTGACTCAAGAGGGATTCATGGTAATGGGAGAAAATGGGCCGATAGCGCTTCCCATACATGGTCCTCAGGCTATTAAGGGAATTGAGGTGACGGAGACCGGGGCCATACTCGTTTCGGGAAAACCTGTTGCGCAATTGAGGATCGTGCGGTTTCAAAATCCGATCGATATCGTGAAAGAAGGCAATGGGCTATTCAGGCTGGCTCAGGGGACCGCTGTTGCTCAGGTCCAGCCTCAGCCAGCTGGTTTCTCCTTGATGGTAAAACAGGGGTTTCTCGAGATGTCCAATTCGGATCCAATAACCGAACTCGTTTCAATGATCGAGTGCCTTAGGGCCTATGAGACCAACCAAAAGGCGATAGCATTCTTTGATCAGACACTGGAGAAGGCCGTAAATGAGGTAGGGAGAGGATGA
- the sdaAA gene encoding L-serine ammonia-lyase, iron-sulfur-dependent, subunit alpha yields the protein MTEMSRDMPSVAELARRALDAGRKISDIVLMDEVSESGAPVSDVRRKMGDALNVMRSAVERGIHNNLESMGGLVGGDARKVEEARAQGRLIGGTVLDLAIARAMACAEVNAAMGRIVAAPTAGSCGVLPGVLLTVAEAVGAGDDELIAALFTAAGVGKVIAARASLSGAEGGCQAEIGSAACMAAAAAVELAGGGPDEVCHGGAIALKGLLGLVCDPVGGLVEVPCVKRNATAAAAALASADMALAGIKSVIPIDEVISAMGKVGRMLPCALRETAEGGLAETPTGRRLALISHHSTGS from the coding sequence ATGACTGAAATGAGCAGGGACATGCCTTCTGTCGCAGAGCTCGCAAGGCGGGCACTTGATGCCGGGCGCAAGATTTCCGATATCGTTCTGATGGATGAAGTATCAGAATCCGGAGCCCCGGTTTCTGATGTGCGGCGCAAGATGGGTGACGCGCTCAATGTTATGCGTTCTGCCGTGGAACGGGGAATCCATAATAATCTTGAAAGCATGGGCGGACTTGTCGGGGGTGATGCCCGGAAGGTAGAGGAAGCTAGGGCCCAGGGACGCCTAATCGGCGGCACTGTGCTCGACCTCGCCATTGCCCGCGCTATGGCATGTGCTGAAGTGAACGCGGCGATGGGAAGGATAGTGGCGGCGCCTACGGCGGGTTCATGCGGTGTGCTGCCTGGGGTGCTCTTGACTGTGGCGGAAGCCGTCGGGGCTGGCGATGACGAGCTTATTGCAGCATTATTCACAGCAGCCGGGGTCGGGAAGGTAATCGCTGCCAGGGCTTCGCTCTCCGGAGCCGAAGGAGGATGTCAGGCTGAAATTGGGAGCGCAGCCTGTATGGCGGCAGCCGCTGCGGTCGAGCTTGCAGGCGGGGGGCCTGATGAGGTATGCCATGGAGGAGCCATAGCGTTAAAGGGGCTTCTGGGGCTTGTATGTGATCCAGTGGGTGGGCTTGTGGAGGTTCCATGTGTAAAACGGAACGCTACAGCGGCTGCTGCGGCGCTCGCTTCAGCCGATATGGCCCTTGCCGGAATAAAAAGCGTCATCCCCATCGATGAGGTCATATCAGCAATGGGGAAGGTGGGAAGGATGCTCCCGTGCGCTCTACGTGAGACGGCGGAGGGAGGACTTGCAGAAACGCCCACAGGACGGCGCCTAGCGCTGATAAGCCATCATTCCACAGGCTCCTGA
- the sdaAB gene encoding L-serine ammonia-lyase, iron-sulfur-dependent, subunit beta — MARFLSVFDVIGPVMIGPSSSHTAGAVKLGRMVRAVLGGTPQRAEIKLHGSFARTFRGHGTDRAIVAGLLGFATDDERARDALSIARNSGLEIEISATDLGDVHPNSTLIMAEGEGLGKVTVLGSSIGGGEAVIREINGFELELRGHYPTLLVLHIDKPGIIAAVTGVIAKYGVNIATMEVSRRKKGEEALMVIETDQPLTPDLISMVAQLKDVTWVREIVLERPCVTGQVKGAAGK, encoded by the coding sequence ATGGCCAGGTTTCTGAGTGTATTTGATGTAATAGGCCCGGTTATGATCGGGCCCTCGTCTTCACATACCGCGGGTGCTGTGAAATTGGGGAGAATGGTCCGGGCTGTTCTCGGCGGCACACCGCAGAGGGCTGAAATAAAGCTACACGGTTCATTTGCCCGCACATTCCGCGGGCATGGAACCGATAGAGCTATAGTTGCCGGGCTCCTGGGTTTTGCGACCGATGACGAGCGGGCGCGTGACGCACTTTCAATAGCCAGGAATTCAGGTCTCGAGATCGAAATTTCGGCCACTGATCTCGGGGATGTGCATCCAAATTCCACTCTGATAATGGCGGAAGGCGAGGGCCTGGGTAAGGTCACAGTTCTCGGTTCTTCGATAGGGGGCGGGGAAGCTGTCATAAGGGAAATCAACGGATTCGAACTCGAGCTGAGAGGTCATTACCCTACCCTGCTTGTCCTGCATATTGACAAGCCAGGGATCATCGCGGCTGTCACCGGGGTCATAGCGAAATATGGCGTGAATATCGCCACAATGGAGGTATCGCGGCGCAAAAAGGGTGAAGAAGCTCTCATGGTCATAGAGACGGACCAGCCCCTGACTCCTGATCTTATCTCCATGGTCGCGCAACTCAAGGATGTAACATGGGTGCGGGAAATCGTGCTGGAACGCCCATGTGTAACTGGGCAGGTGAAGGGAGCCGCAGGGAAATGA
- a CDS encoding PaaI family thioesterase, which translates to MAYEHQYEREYERDRDNMCFACGKDNPIGLKLRFEPDGEELVARFMTRREFQGYPGILHGGIAGTILDDLMANLFIVRGIHAVTASIDISFRVPIPIGEMITGRARIVDDSGRIAETEGELYLPDGKVAVRARGRFAKLGKLKTE; encoded by the coding sequence ATGGCATATGAGCATCAATATGAGCGTGAATATGAGCGCGATCGTGATAACATGTGCTTTGCATGCGGCAAGGATAATCCAATAGGTCTCAAGCTGCGATTCGAACCAGATGGAGAGGAGCTCGTAGCGAGATTCATGACGCGCAGGGAGTTTCAGGGGTATCCGGGTATTCTCCACGGTGGAATAGCTGGAACGATTCTGGACGATCTTATGGCTAATTTGTTCATTGTTAGAGGAATCCATGCCGTTACAGCCTCCATTGATATTAGTTTCCGCGTGCCCATTCCAATTGGCGAAATGATAACTGGGCGAGCAAGAATAGTCGATGATAGCGGGAGGATTGCCGAAACTGAGGGGGAATTATATCTTCCTGATGGAAAAGTCGCGGTCAGGGCCAGGGGAAGATTTGCGAAATTGGGCAAGTTAAAGACCGAGTAA
- a CDS encoding flagellar basal body L-ring protein FlgH, giving the protein MIPMYRAAPSFLASRSCVVPIYKARFGKRAGFGKPETIYVSHAALAIIFGLSLCAAFFTSPCSATSLWKEGTASLFCDLKARNVGDVLTVLIAEKAVASNKAETSSGKDASLSAAQGSGLLSFLPEAGLGVSSSASSGKSTTRSGNLVAKMTAQVIEVLPNGYLRIQGTQGLIINKERQNIVITGIVRPQDVASDNTVLSTYIADAEIRYEGTIEASSRPGILGYLQRFFTGLINLIF; this is encoded by the coding sequence GTGATCCCTATGTATAGGGCTGCGCCATCATTTTTGGCTAGCAGATCGTGTGTGGTCCCGATTTATAAGGCGAGATTTGGGAAGCGTGCGGGATTCGGGAAGCCAGAAACGATATATGTTTCGCACGCGGCGCTGGCGATTATCTTCGGTTTGTCTCTATGTGCCGCCTTTTTCACATCACCGTGTTCGGCCACTTCCTTGTGGAAAGAGGGGACAGCCTCCTTGTTTTGTGACCTCAAGGCCAGGAATGTTGGGGATGTGCTGACTGTCCTGATAGCCGAGAAAGCCGTTGCCAGCAATAAAGCTGAGACCTCCTCCGGCAAGGATGCCAGTCTTTCTGCGGCCCAGGGATCCGGGCTTCTATCGTTTTTGCCGGAAGCTGGGCTCGGCGTGAGTTCAAGCGCCAGCTCCGGTAAATCTACAACTCGCTCGGGCAATCTAGTGGCTAAAATGACAGCTCAGGTGATCGAAGTGCTCCCCAATGGATATCTCAGGATCCAGGGGACTCAAGGACTGATCATCAACAAGGAAAGGCAGAATATCGTAATCACTGGGATTGTCCGACCGCAGGATGTGGCCTCAGACAATACGGTTTTATCAACGTATATCGCGGATGCTGAAATCAGGTACGAAGGGACAATAGAGGCTTCTAGCCGTCCTGGGATTTTGGGCTATCTGCAACGATTCTTCACCGGACTTATAAACTTGATATTTTGA
- the flgK gene encoding flagellar hook-associated protein FlgK, with translation MRRALQAHQKALDVTGHNIANSTTPGYVRQEAMFEVTPPYTPPGVVRLVRPGQIGTGVDVVRVRRIFDGFIEARIRAANSGLGKWEEQKSALERIESAFNDPGDIGFGDALSRFWNAWQELSKRPESDAARAVLLEEAGGFCAILNRTARQLETTHEELEAAYRAKVEEVNSLADQVAELNAEIAKIKVTGNEPNDLMDKRDAAIRRLSELMDILVYQDREGALNIQVGNEFLVKRDETHKLGLKTIEAVADGLPGLGKSIAVWTHNNQEVPITGGEIAGVREARDTLLPKYYGRLDQIANTIISKVNAQHWDGYGIDGSTDVYFFTGARARDIAVNADLVAYPRRIAAAATPDAPGDGSNAAKIAALKDELLISGLTIDGFYSETIVLLGNDGNSADRMAEIEKLTVEQNTNRKESFSGVSTDEELAKVMRYQHGYNACARMVSVIDEMLDVLINRTGVTGL, from the coding sequence ATGCGAAGAGCGCTCCAGGCACATCAAAAGGCTCTTGATGTGACGGGGCATAATATAGCGAATTCCACCACCCCGGGATATGTGCGCCAGGAGGCGATGTTCGAGGTTACACCTCCTTACACGCCGCCTGGCGTGGTGAGATTGGTCCGTCCGGGTCAGATCGGAACCGGTGTAGATGTCGTCCGGGTAAGGCGAATATTCGACGGTTTTATTGAGGCCCGCATCAGGGCGGCGAACTCAGGGCTCGGCAAATGGGAAGAGCAAAAGTCAGCTCTCGAACGCATCGAGTCGGCCTTCAATGACCCTGGGGATATTGGATTCGGCGATGCTCTATCGAGATTCTGGAATGCGTGGCAAGAGCTGTCCAAACGGCCGGAGAGTGATGCAGCACGCGCAGTGTTGCTGGAAGAGGCGGGGGGCTTTTGTGCCATCTTGAACCGCACCGCCCGCCAATTGGAGACGACTCATGAGGAGCTTGAAGCAGCGTACAGGGCGAAGGTCGAAGAGGTCAATTCCCTGGCGGACCAGGTCGCAGAGCTCAATGCAGAGATAGCGAAAATAAAGGTCACTGGCAACGAGCCCAACGACCTTATGGATAAGCGCGACGCCGCTATCCGCAGGCTTTCTGAATTGATGGACATCTTGGTCTATCAAGATAGGGAAGGGGCGCTGAATATACAAGTCGGCAATGAATTTCTTGTAAAGCGGGACGAGACGCACAAACTGGGATTGAAAACCATTGAGGCTGTGGCCGATGGGCTGCCCGGCCTCGGAAAGTCAATCGCAGTCTGGACCCACAATAACCAAGAGGTCCCCATAACTGGGGGAGAGATAGCTGGGGTTAGAGAGGCGAGAGATACCCTACTGCCAAAATACTATGGCCGCCTGGATCAAATTGCTAATACGATAATCAGTAAGGTAAATGCACAGCATTGGGATGGCTATGGAATTGATGGATCCACCGATGTATATTTCTTTACAGGCGCGAGAGCTCGTGACATTGCGGTCAATGCCGATCTGGTCGCATATCCCAGGAGAATTGCAGCTGCCGCCACTCCAGATGCACCCGGCGACGGGTCTAATGCCGCCAAAATAGCTGCTCTCAAAGACGAGTTGCTCATATCGGGGCTCACTATCGATGGGTTCTATTCCGAGACCATTGTCCTCCTTGGAAACGACGGGAATTCCGCTGACAGAATGGCCGAGATAGAGAAATTGACTGTTGAGCAAAACACCAACCGCAAGGAGAGCTTCTCTGGAGTTTCGACAGATGAGGAGCTTGCGAAGGTGATGCGTTACCAACACGGATACAATGCCTGTGCCAGGATGGTAAGTGTCATTGATGAAATGCTAGATGTCCTCATTAACAGGACAGGGGTGACCGGCCTTTAG
- a CDS encoding flagellar basal body P-ring protein FlgI encodes MKKMPISSKSLLSICCARLAALGSIVSFIVFGVIYLSYTSVALADPPTQIDPEQQNATEIWPIQKSGDLPGTPVRIKDIARVLGVRSNQLMGYGLVIGLNGTGDSRQVIFTTQAISNMLNRFGITVDSHDVQSRNVAAVMVTCDLPPFVKNGDRIDVVVSSLGDSRSLEGGVLLLTPLQAPDGNVYAVAQGPVSLGGRGGTRRDSNFPTVAVIPNGAIIEKEVPTIFADSGSKTISITLNRPDFTMASRVAQAINTALGGAIASAQDGATVRATIPDSYSNNTVGFIAAIEELTVNADAVAKVVINERTGTVVIGGNVRLLPAVISHGNLRVQISGSGAGASHADIEPASKGATAATGATHVDTVAATGATHAGTGAAPAGAGATPEGTRAFPAGARVSPVNAGNVNNARPGGSTGSLFEVGSGGTVDTLVQALNSVGASPKDVIAVLQALRSAGSLLAEIEIL; translated from the coding sequence ATGAAGAAAATGCCGATAAGTAGCAAAAGCCTGTTGAGCATATGTTGCGCGAGATTAGCGGCCTTGGGATCCATCGTCTCCTTCATTGTGTTCGGTGTCATATATTTGTCTTATACTTCAGTTGCGCTTGCCGATCCCCCCACACAGATTGATCCCGAACAGCAGAATGCGACCGAGATTTGGCCCATTCAGAAAAGTGGAGATTTGCCGGGCACCCCGGTTCGCATTAAAGATATAGCGCGGGTGCTGGGGGTTCGCTCGAATCAGCTCATGGGCTATGGATTGGTGATTGGACTCAATGGCACTGGCGATTCGCGCCAGGTGATATTCACTACTCAGGCAATAAGCAATATGTTGAATCGTTTTGGCATCACCGTTGATAGCCATGATGTTCAATCGCGAAATGTGGCTGCGGTCATGGTTACGTGTGATCTTCCTCCGTTCGTCAAAAATGGCGACAGGATCGATGTGGTCGTATCCTCGCTAGGAGATTCCAGATCCCTGGAGGGGGGAGTCCTGTTACTTACTCCACTTCAGGCCCCGGACGGAAATGTGTATGCTGTTGCCCAGGGCCCTGTAAGTTTGGGGGGGCGAGGCGGAACTAGGAGGGATAGCAATTTTCCTACTGTAGCTGTGATTCCAAATGGTGCCATAATTGAAAAGGAAGTCCCGACCATCTTCGCCGATTCGGGCTCGAAGACAATTTCGATTACGTTGAATCGTCCTGATTTTACCATGGCCTCCCGGGTGGCGCAGGCGATAAATACGGCGCTTGGCGGAGCAATAGCGTCAGCCCAGGATGGGGCTACGGTCCGGGCTACCATTCCGGATTCATATTCAAATAACACCGTTGGTTTCATTGCTGCTATAGAGGAACTCACGGTCAATGCTGACGCCGTGGCCAAGGTGGTCATAAATGAGCGAACAGGCACGGTGGTAATAGGTGGCAATGTTCGACTTCTGCCTGCGGTCATCTCGCACGGAAATCTCAGGGTTCAGATATCCGGTTCAGGCGCCGGGGCATCTCATGCAGATATTGAGCCGGCGTCTAAGGGCGCCACTGCGGCTACCGGGGCAACTCACGTGGATACTGTGGCGGCCACCGGGGCAACTCACGCAGGTACTGGCGCAGCTCCGGCGGGTGCCGGGGCAACTCCCGAGGGTACCAGGGCATTTCCTGCGGGCGCCCGGGTGTCACCTGTAAATGCTGGCAATGTCAATAATGCCAGACCTGGCGGGTCGACTGGCAGTCTATTTGAAGTCGGCTCAGGCGGCACGGTTGATACCCTGGTTCAGGCCCTAAATAGTGTCGGCGCTTCGCCAAAGGATGTGATAGCCGTGCTGCAGGCCTTAAGGTCTGCTGGGTCATTGCTGGCGGAGATTGAGATACTTTAG
- a CDS encoding alpha/beta fold hydrolase: MRDPVVFYNQGQKIIGVLHEPDFIKQNRCCGGRRVPAVAIFHGFTGTKVEPHRIFVKMAESLVSKGIAALRFDFRGSGDSEGDFAEMTLEGEISDAIKALDFLSERPELDPNRMGVLGLSMGGTVAATVTGRDSRVKACVLWAAAADFSTLGLTQELQGGPIPDRVDMRGNVVGRAFLEGVVKARPADELARSSAPVLILHGDSDETVPYQQAYSFLEAARISRSDEDARLVIIKGGDHTFNSEPLEREVITHSTEWFVRHLLG; this comes from the coding sequence ATGAGAGATCCCGTAGTCTTCTACAACCAAGGGCAAAAAATCATAGGTGTATTACATGAGCCTGATTTCATAAAACAGAATAGGTGTTGTGGCGGCCGCCGCGTTCCAGCAGTGGCTATCTTTCATGGATTTACTGGGACAAAGGTGGAACCACACAGGATCTTTGTGAAAATGGCGGAATCATTGGTAAGCAAGGGCATTGCGGCTCTGCGCTTTGACTTCAGGGGATCAGGGGACAGTGAAGGAGATTTTGCGGAAATGACCCTTGAGGGCGAAATCTCTGATGCAATTAAGGCTCTTGACTTCCTCAGTGAACGGCCGGAATTAGATCCAAACAGAATGGGCGTGCTAGGATTGAGTATGGGCGGAACGGTAGCGGCAACAGTGACCGGGCGCGATAGCAGGGTAAAGGCCTGTGTGCTTTGGGCGGCGGCAGCAGACTTCTCTACCCTCGGGCTCACGCAGGAGCTACAGGGTGGGCCAATCCCTGACAGGGTTGATATGAGAGGGAACGTTGTAGGCCGCGCTTTCCTTGAGGGAGTAGTAAAGGCAAGGCCTGCAGATGAACTCGCCAGGAGCTCTGCCCCGGTCTTGATCCTGCATGGCGATTCTGATGAGACCGTGCCATATCAGCAGGCATATTCTTTCCTGGAAGCAGCGCGAATTAGCAGAAGTGATGAGGATGCAAGACTTGTAATCATCAAAGGAGGCGACCATACATTCAATTCAGAACCCCTGGAGCGGGAGGTCATAACGCATTCCACTGAATGGTTCGTACGGCACCTCCTGGGATGA
- the flgG gene encoding flagellar basal-body rod protein FlgG — MMRALWSAATGMLAKQLNMDVIANNLANLNTAGFKKSRVDFQDLMYQNLRAPGTTVAEGAKVPSGIQVGLGTRPAAIQRIFSQGDFVQTENPLDLVIEGDGFFQVLMPDGSIAYTRDGAFKMDSEGRIVTSDGMPIEPELVIPPDAVNITIGSDGTVSVMLAGQEQPNEIGKIEIAKFVNPAGLTSIGRNLFRSTAASGQPMVGTPGLEGFGTISQGFLEMSNVKVVEEMVNMIIAQRAYEVNSKAIQTSDDMLAIANNLKR; from the coding sequence ATGATGCGCGCATTGTGGTCGGCGGCAACTGGTATGCTGGCCAAACAACTAAACATGGATGTCATCGCAAATAACCTGGCAAATCTGAATACCGCGGGTTTCAAAAAGAGCAGGGTGGATTTTCAAGATTTGATGTATCAAAATCTTAGAGCTCCCGGAACTACAGTAGCGGAAGGGGCTAAGGTTCCAAGCGGCATTCAGGTTGGGCTCGGCACCCGCCCGGCGGCAATACAGAGGATCTTTTCACAGGGAGATTTTGTCCAGACCGAGAATCCTCTCGATCTGGTAATCGAAGGGGATGGATTCTTTCAGGTGCTAATGCCTGATGGATCCATCGCATATACACGGGATGGCGCATTCAAGATGGATAGTGAAGGACGCATCGTGACGTCCGATGGCATGCCTATCGAGCCAGAACTAGTGATTCCGCCTGACGCGGTCAATATTACCATAGGTAGCGATGGGACTGTATCTGTCATGTTGGCTGGCCAAGAGCAGCCAAATGAAATAGGCAAGATCGAAATTGCAAAGTTTGTCAACCCTGCCGGGCTCACCAGTATAGGGCGCAACCTCTTCAGGAGCACAGCAGCTTCAGGGCAACCGATGGTCGGCACGCCGGGCCTAGAGGGATTCGGGACAATAAGTCAGGGCTTTCTAGAAATGTCCAATGTAAAAGTAGTGGAAGAGATGGTCAACATGATCATCGCGCAACGGGCATACGAGGTTAATTCCAAGGCGATTCAGACTTCAGATGATATGCTAGCAATCGCCAACAATTTGAAACGATAG
- the flgM gene encoding flagellar biosynthesis anti-sigma factor FlgM: MRVTNDALRHMLQAYLDPVNRKSVREDKGQAGVKAQEGDTVVISDRARELSKMRAMLDKLPDVRQERVVYLKKLIESGAYNVDGRMIVDKLLRFGSGE; the protein is encoded by the coding sequence GTGAGGGTAACGAATGATGCCCTTAGGCACATGCTCCAGGCTTATTTGGATCCAGTAAATAGAAAGTCCGTAAGGGAAGATAAGGGGCAAGCCGGGGTAAAGGCACAGGAAGGTGATACGGTCGTCATATCCGATCGGGCCAGAGAGCTTTCCAAAATGCGAGCTATGCTAGACAAGCTTCCGGATGTCCGCCAAGAACGGGTTGTATATCTCAAAAAGCTGATAGAGTCAGGAGCATATAATGTTGATGGCCGCATGATAGTGGACAAATTACTCAGATTCGGGAGCGGCGAATAA
- the flgA gene encoding flagellar basal body P-ring formation protein FlgA: MSLRLAIACVIILVAANCVAAAVTSAQQDPNRAMVLIQSPVEVDGPWIKLGDIAKIDGQPTELISTLKDIEIGRAALPGYTRIITLDSIKVRLRQARVDLGRVEVRAPDDITILTRAITVSGRDIAEEARRFVAETAAQPGVDVKVEISRIPGDLYLPVGQPNFQVKTTSTSKFPGRTTLMVAIFLDGVQCKLVPVSVDVRFIAPVVVASRTIQRYEVINPDMVRVEKQEIHNPNSLAASTVEDVLGKVASRTIPAGSVIERDIIANPPVISRGMRVTIVATRGSVTITASGEALEDGQVGQIIRVKNLDTARQVQAIVRDSSTVEVSL; this comes from the coding sequence ATGTCGCTCCGGTTAGCTATAGCCTGCGTGATCATTCTTGTGGCAGCCAATTGTGTCGCGGCTGCTGTTACATCTGCGCAGCAGGACCCCAACCGGGCTATGGTTCTAATCCAGAGTCCGGTGGAAGTTGACGGTCCGTGGATCAAACTTGGCGATATCGCGAAGATCGATGGGCAGCCGACGGAGCTCATTTCGACATTGAAGGATATAGAGATCGGGCGGGCCGCCCTTCCAGGCTATACAAGGATAATCACGCTAGATTCGATCAAGGTTCGCCTGAGACAGGCCAGGGTGGATCTCGGGCGAGTCGAAGTTCGCGCTCCGGATGACATCACTATTCTCACTAGAGCTATCACTGTCTCAGGGCGAGATATCGCCGAAGAAGCCAGGAGATTTGTAGCGGAAACGGCCGCGCAGCCGGGAGTAGACGTGAAAGTCGAGATCTCCAGAATCCCCGGGGATTTGTACCTTCCGGTTGGGCAACCCAATTTCCAGGTGAAAACCACATCAACCAGCAAATTCCCTGGCAGGACTACTTTGATGGTGGCGATATTCCTGGATGGGGTCCAGTGCAAGCTAGTGCCGGTTTCGGTCGACGTGAGGTTTATCGCCCCTGTTGTGGTGGCCTCGAGGACAATTCAAAGGTATGAGGTTATAAACCCCGACATGGTGAGGGTGGAGAAGCAGGAGATACATAACCCCAATAGTCTGGCGGCCTCAACCGTCGAGGATGTTTTAGGGAAGGTAGCGAGCCGTACTATACCAGCTGGTTCTGTGATCGAGCGTGACATCATCGCCAATCCCCCGGTGATAAGCCGGGGTATGAGAGTCACAATTGTCGCGACAAGAGGAAGTGTAACCATAACTGCCTCAGGGGAGGCCCTCGAGGATGGACAGGTGGGGCAGATCATCAGGGTCAAGAATTTGGACACTGCTCGTCAGGTTCAAGCCATTGTGCGCGATTCCTCAACGGTGGAGGTGAGTCTGTGA